The Streptomyces puniciscabiei genome contains a region encoding:
- a CDS encoding SDR family oxidoreductase produces MSARETTTQASTTQASAVQESATHESTTPASAPQEPATQAPATQDSAARPRVAVVTGGSRGIGRATVSRLAAEGYAVVIGYAGNRDLAEAAVKEVTAAGGSAVAVRADVADEQQVAELFQAAAAEFGGVDVVVHAAGRMYLAPIAELDLTQLDAMHRTNIRGTFVVARQAARTLRRGGSFVAFSTSVVGLAFPAYGAYSASKGAVEALTLVLARELRGRDVTVNTVAPGPTATELFLDGKDEETIARLAAQPPLERLGTPDDIAEVVAFLASPAGHWVNGQVVRANGGIV; encoded by the coding sequence ATGTCCGCTCGGGAAACGACCACCCAGGCATCGACCACCCAGGCATCGGCCGTCCAGGAATCGGCCACCCATGAATCGACCACCCCGGCCTCGGCCCCGCAGGAACCGGCCACGCAGGCACCGGCCACGCAGGATTCGGCCGCCCGGCCCCGCGTCGCCGTCGTCACCGGCGGTTCACGCGGCATCGGCCGGGCGACGGTGAGCCGGCTCGCCGCCGAGGGGTACGCCGTGGTGATCGGGTACGCCGGCAACCGCGACCTGGCCGAGGCCGCCGTCAAGGAGGTCACCGCGGCCGGCGGCAGCGCGGTCGCCGTGCGCGCCGACGTCGCCGACGAACAGCAGGTCGCCGAGTTGTTCCAGGCAGCGGCCGCGGAGTTCGGCGGAGTCGACGTGGTGGTCCACGCGGCGGGCCGGATGTACCTGGCGCCGATCGCCGAGCTGGACCTCACACAGCTGGACGCGATGCACCGCACCAACATCCGCGGCACGTTCGTGGTCGCCCGGCAGGCCGCCCGCACCCTGCGCCGGGGCGGCTCGTTCGTCGCCTTCTCCACGTCCGTGGTGGGCCTGGCCTTCCCCGCGTACGGCGCCTACAGCGCGAGCAAGGGCGCGGTCGAGGCCCTCACCCTGGTGCTGGCCCGCGAGCTGCGCGGCCGGGACGTCACCGTGAACACCGTGGCCCCCGGGCCCACGGCCACCGAACTCTTCCTGGACGGCAAGGACGAGGAGACCATCGCGCGCCTGGCCGCCCAGCCGCCCCTGGAGCGCCTCGGCACGCCGGACGACATCGCCGAGGTGGTGGCGTTCCTCGCCTCCCCGGCCGGCCACTGGGTCAACGGCCAGGTCGTGCGCGCCAACGGCGGCATCGTCTGA
- a CDS encoding ABC transporter ATP-binding protein, translated as MLRLDSVGRHFGDTRVLDGITLTVPDGQLLSVVGPSGCGKSTLLRTIAGLLPAQEGTVTIDGTAVTGVPERLAVVFQEYGRSLLPWLTVRDNVALPLRRRGLARAARRAEAETILERVGLHGVARRRPRELSGGMQQRVAIARALVCRPSLLLMDEPFGSLDAGTREDLEDLLLQVHRTNDTTIVFVTHDIDESVYVGDRVVVLSPGPGSRVVLDLPVDLPRERDQLTTRSLPGFVKLRTEVGQAVRGAPPGGAG; from the coding sequence ATGCTGCGCCTCGACTCCGTCGGCCGGCACTTCGGCGACACCCGCGTCCTGGACGGCATCACCCTCACCGTGCCGGACGGACAGCTCCTCAGCGTGGTCGGCCCCTCCGGGTGCGGCAAGTCCACGCTGCTGCGCACCATCGCCGGGCTGCTGCCCGCACAGGAGGGGACGGTCACGATCGACGGGACGGCGGTGACGGGCGTACCGGAGCGGCTCGCCGTCGTCTTCCAGGAGTACGGCCGCTCGCTGCTGCCCTGGCTCACCGTCCGCGACAACGTGGCCCTGCCACTGCGCCGCCGGGGCCTGGCCCGCGCCGCCCGCCGGGCCGAGGCCGAGACGATCCTCGAACGGGTCGGCCTGCACGGGGTCGCCCGGCGCCGTCCCCGGGAGCTGTCCGGCGGCATGCAGCAGCGAGTCGCCATCGCCCGCGCCCTGGTCTGCCGGCCCTCCCTGCTGCTCATGGACGAGCCGTTCGGCTCGCTGGACGCGGGCACCCGCGAGGACCTGGAGGACCTGCTGCTTCAGGTCCACCGCACCAACGACACGACCATCGTGTTCGTCACCCACGACATCGACGAGAGTGTGTACGTCGGTGACCGCGTCGTCGTCCTCTCCCCCGGCCCCGGCTCGCGCGTCGTCCTGGACCTGCCGGTCGACCTGCCCCGCGAACGGGACCAGCTCACCACCCGGAGCCTGCCGGGGTTCGTGAAGCTGCGCACGGAGGTGGGGCAGGCCGTGCGGGGCGCTCCGCCGGGAGGGGCGGGATGA
- a CDS encoding PaaI family thioesterase, whose amino-acid sequence MSSHSEPAGLLAAMPFAAGLGVELKEAAAERTVGSLAWSPQACTAGGALHGGALMALADSVGAVCAHLNLPEGATGTSTVESKTNFLRAVTAGHVRATARPLHVGGSLIVVQTDLRDDRDRLVAQTTQTQIVLRANAG is encoded by the coding sequence ATGTCGTCCCATTCCGAGCCCGCCGGGCTGCTGGCCGCGATGCCCTTCGCGGCCGGCCTGGGCGTCGAGCTGAAGGAGGCCGCCGCCGAGCGCACCGTCGGCTCGCTGGCCTGGTCCCCGCAGGCGTGCACGGCGGGCGGCGCCCTGCACGGTGGCGCCCTGATGGCGCTGGCGGACAGTGTCGGGGCGGTGTGCGCCCACCTCAATCTGCCCGAGGGGGCGACCGGTACGTCGACGGTGGAGTCCAAGACCAATTTCCTGCGGGCGGTCACCGCCGGGCACGTCCGTGCCACCGCCCGGCCGCTGCACGTCGGCGGCTCGCTCATCGTGGTGCAGACGGACCTGCGGGACGACCGGGACCGGCTGGTCGCCCAGACCACGCAGACCCAGATCGTGCTCCGGGCCAACGCGGGCTGA
- a CDS encoding ABC transporter permease, with the protein MTGTQGSARPGSAPGPPPRAAAVPFLLRWSVLVVAVGCWELAARARRSVYFPPPLRIARRAHDLWFSGPAGHLFLTPAAVDTILPSLGRMAAGFALAAVAGITLGIAVGRSRRAYALCNPVLQFARAVPPPALVPVFVVVFDFGTPMQVASIVFSAVWPVLVNSAEGARATDPLRLEVAAVLRLTAPERLWFLILPSALPRIFAGLRLSLSLCLILMVFSELLPGSDNGIGFTLTDAQTRSDLLTVWSALLLLGALGYLLNTGLLTVEKRLVGPRSSAGRTA; encoded by the coding sequence ATGACGGGGACGCAGGGCAGCGCGCGGCCCGGATCAGCACCCGGGCCGCCGCCCCGGGCCGCCGCCGTCCCCTTCCTGCTGCGCTGGTCGGTGCTCGTGGTGGCCGTCGGCTGCTGGGAGCTGGCCGCCCGTGCCCGGCGCAGCGTGTACTTCCCGCCGCCGCTGCGGATCGCCCGGCGCGCCCATGACCTGTGGTTCTCGGGACCGGCGGGACATCTGTTCCTCACCCCGGCCGCCGTCGACACCATCCTGCCGAGCCTGGGCCGGATGGCGGCCGGGTTCGCGCTCGCCGCCGTCGCCGGGATCACCCTCGGGATCGCGGTGGGCCGCTCCCGGCGGGCGTACGCGCTGTGCAACCCCGTGCTGCAGTTCGCGCGGGCCGTGCCGCCGCCCGCGCTGGTGCCGGTGTTCGTCGTCGTCTTCGACTTCGGTACGCCCATGCAGGTGGCGTCGATCGTGTTCAGCGCCGTGTGGCCCGTGCTGGTCAACTCGGCCGAGGGCGCCCGCGCCACCGACCCGTTGCGGCTCGAGGTGGCGGCCGTGCTGCGGCTGACGGCGCCCGAGCGGCTGTGGTTCCTGATCCTGCCCTCGGCGCTCCCCCGGATCTTCGCGGGACTCCGGCTCAGTCTCTCGCTGTGCCTGATCCTGATGGTGTTCTCGGAGCTGCTGCCGGGCAGTGACAACGGCATCGGCTTCACGCTCACCGACGCCCAGACGCGCTCCGACCTGCTCACGGTGTGGTCGGCGCTGTTGCTGCTCGGTGCGCTCGGGTATCTCCTCAACACCGGTCTGCTGACGGTCGAGAAGCGGCTCGTCGGCCCCCGATCGTCCGCAGGGAGGACGGCATGA
- a CDS encoding TIM-barrel domain-containing protein: MQRPRRLRHRAPWPALVPLALATALAGTALAAPAPARAATVSGAVLDPAHSSVGWQSPVYAKGTGGDTESCPAPAADPDDKVCDRFDLTVSVPDGYWDDNPEGGVPLSIKWEKPSDDFDLYVYDDHGTQVASSAGTADPEATLIPRASGTYHVVVVPYDVHDASFTGSAYLPATTDAGDLTSFSGGDGSYTVKAGQLTARADFLTGGQLRLQADPSGSLSDPAGTAIVREEPAPQRHTSSFDAGDYYGIRSPQAVLRVYKKPLRFGLYKPDNRTRIWQEDKPLRWSTGGMRQSLVRGTDEQFFGGGEQNGSFSHRGRTMYVANSFDWNEGGYNNSQPFYLSSAGYGVFRNTFAPGVYTFGSPVTTGQQERRLDAYYFLGDAKQVIGRYTQLVGRPFMPPVYGLEPGDSDCYLHNANRGERHTLDALKIADGYTEHEMPLGWMLVNDGYGCGYENLQQTAQGLQDHHAQLGLWTQDGIDKLADQVRAGQRVAKLDVAWVGNGYKFALDACDAAKKGIEDNSDARGFVWLPVSWAGAQRCGVLWSGDQKLSWDYIRWQIPTYAGATMSGIAYNTGDVGSIYRHDAQMYARDLQWKAFLPAIMTMDGWASDITTGKPADQQPWLDGEPYTSVNRKYLQLKERLLPYMYTLSAEAAKTGVGAVRPLWLEYPDDPGTLSDQAKYEFLSGPDFLVAPVYQDSDTRDGIYLPKGTWTDYWTGRTYQGPTTVNGYHAPLDTLPLFVREGAIVPMWPKGTTSWQTRDRHELDWDLYPAAHGTSHYTLYEDDGVTRDFTRGAAATQRVSLHADGDGTTVSVGASRGDYAGKPAARAYRFTVHGEAAPARVLLDGRQLPASAWSYDSGTHVTTITTARLSLDRGFTVRLVDGR, from the coding sequence GTGCAAAGACCGCGAAGACTGCGCCACCGTGCGCCATGGCCGGCCCTGGTACCACTAGCGCTGGCGACGGCCCTTGCGGGAACCGCGCTCGCCGCCCCGGCGCCCGCCCGGGCCGCCACCGTCTCCGGCGCCGTACTCGACCCCGCCCACAGCAGCGTCGGCTGGCAGAGCCCGGTCTACGCCAAGGGCACCGGCGGGGACACCGAGAGCTGTCCCGCCCCGGCCGCCGACCCGGACGACAAGGTCTGCGACCGCTTCGACCTGACCGTCTCGGTGCCGGACGGCTACTGGGACGACAACCCCGAGGGCGGCGTCCCGCTGTCGATCAAGTGGGAGAAGCCCTCCGACGACTTCGACCTGTACGTCTACGACGATCACGGCACACAGGTGGCCTCCAGCGCGGGCACCGCCGACCCGGAGGCCACGCTGATCCCGCGGGCGTCGGGGACGTACCACGTGGTGGTCGTGCCGTACGACGTGCACGACGCCTCCTTCACCGGCAGCGCGTACCTGCCCGCCACCACGGACGCGGGCGACCTCACGTCCTTCTCCGGCGGCGACGGCAGCTACACCGTCAAGGCCGGTCAGCTCACCGCGCGGGCGGACTTCCTGACGGGAGGTCAGCTCCGGTTGCAGGCCGATCCGTCCGGCTCGCTGAGCGATCCCGCGGGCACGGCCATCGTGCGCGAGGAGCCCGCCCCGCAGCGGCACACCTCGTCCTTCGACGCGGGCGACTACTACGGCATCCGCTCCCCGCAGGCGGTTCTGCGCGTGTACAAGAAGCCGCTGCGCTTCGGGCTGTACAAGCCCGACAACCGCACCCGGATCTGGCAGGAGGACAAGCCGCTGCGCTGGTCGACCGGCGGAATGCGGCAGAGCCTGGTGCGGGGCACGGACGAGCAGTTCTTCGGCGGCGGCGAGCAGAACGGCAGCTTCTCGCACCGCGGGCGGACGATGTACGTGGCCAACAGCTTCGACTGGAACGAGGGCGGCTACAACAACTCGCAGCCGTTCTACCTCTCCAGCGCGGGCTACGGCGTCTTCCGCAACACCTTCGCACCCGGCGTGTACACCTTCGGCTCACCCGTGACCACCGGTCAGCAGGAACGGCGCCTGGACGCCTATTACTTCCTGGGTGACGCCAAGCAGGTCATCGGCAGGTACACGCAGTTGGTGGGCAGGCCCTTCATGCCTCCGGTCTACGGCCTCGAACCGGGCGACTCGGACTGCTACCTGCACAACGCCAACCGGGGCGAGCGGCACACCCTGGACGCGCTGAAGATCGCCGACGGCTACACCGAGCACGAGATGCCGCTCGGCTGGATGCTCGTCAACGACGGCTACGGCTGCGGGTACGAGAACCTTCAGCAGACCGCCCAGGGCCTGCAGGACCACCACGCCCAGCTCGGCCTGTGGACCCAGGACGGCATCGACAAGCTCGCCGACCAGGTCAGGGCGGGCCAGCGGGTGGCCAAGCTGGACGTGGCCTGGGTCGGCAACGGGTACAAGTTCGCGCTCGACGCGTGCGACGCGGCGAAGAAGGGGATCGAGGACAACAGCGACGCGCGCGGTTTCGTGTGGCTGCCGGTGTCCTGGGCGGGCGCCCAGCGCTGCGGCGTGCTGTGGAGCGGCGACCAGAAGCTGTCCTGGGACTACATCCGCTGGCAGATCCCCACCTATGCCGGGGCGACGATGTCCGGGATCGCGTACAACACCGGTGACGTGGGCAGCATCTACCGCCACGACGCCCAGATGTACGCCCGTGACCTGCAGTGGAAGGCGTTCCTGCCGGCCATCATGACGATGGACGGCTGGGCGAGCGACATCACCACGGGCAAGCCCGCCGACCAGCAGCCCTGGCTCGACGGCGAGCCGTACACCTCCGTCAACCGCAAGTACCTGCAGCTGAAGGAGCGGCTGCTGCCGTACATGTACACGCTCTCCGCCGAGGCGGCGAAGACTGGCGTGGGCGCGGTGCGTCCGCTGTGGCTGGAGTATCCGGACGACCCGGGGACCCTCTCGGACCAGGCGAAGTACGAGTTCCTGTCCGGCCCCGACTTCCTCGTGGCCCCGGTCTACCAGGACTCCGACACCCGGGACGGCATCTATCTGCCGAAGGGCACCTGGACCGACTACTGGACCGGTCGCACCTACCAGGGCCCGACCACGGTCAACGGCTACCACGCCCCGCTCGACACGCTCCCGCTGTTCGTGCGCGAGGGCGCGATCGTGCCGATGTGGCCCAAGGGAACGACGAGTTGGCAGACCCGGGACCGGCACGAGCTGGACTGGGACCTGTATCCGGCGGCCCATGGCACCAGTCACTACACGCTGTACGAGGACGACGGGGTGACCCGCGACTTCACCAGGGGCGCCGCCGCCACCCAGCGGGTGTCCCTGCACGCCGACGGCGACGGGACGACCGTCTCGGTGGGCGCGAGCAGGGGCGACTATGCCGGCAAGCCGGCCGCCCGCGCGTACCGGTTCACCGTGCACGGCGAGGCGGCACCCGCACGGGTCCTCCTGGACGGCCGTCAACTGCCCGCCTCCGCCTGGTCGTACGACTCCGGCACCCATGTCACGACCATCACCACCGCGAGGCTGTCGCTGGACCGGGGATTCACGGTGCGACTGGTCGACGGGAGGTAA
- a CDS encoding helix-turn-helix transcriptional regulator, protein MNHAELAAFLKSRRDRVRPADVGLPTGPRRRVPGLRREEVAQLAGLSADYYTELERGRGAQPSAQVLAALARALRLGGDERDHLFHLADRPLPAGTPGPTALVQPALLGLLDRLTTTPAQVITDLHEPLVQNPLAVALLGEMPGGHGIHRSFVHRWFTDPAARGIYPAEDHPHHSRVFTADLRAVAARRAKDSDVTRLVATLLRRSTEFAELWEEREVALRRTDHKRIAHPLLGVIELDCHSLFSEDGRQRLLWFSAPPGTEGAAQLELLQVIGTQDLSATPDEPGRRPR, encoded by the coding sequence GTGAACCATGCCGAGCTGGCCGCCTTCCTGAAATCCCGGCGCGACCGGGTCCGCCCCGCCGACGTCGGCCTGCCCACGGGCCCCCGCCGACGGGTCCCGGGCCTGCGCCGCGAGGAGGTGGCCCAGCTGGCCGGGCTGTCCGCCGACTACTACACCGAGCTGGAGCGGGGCCGCGGCGCACAGCCCTCCGCACAGGTCCTGGCCGCCCTCGCCCGCGCCCTGCGGCTCGGCGGCGACGAACGCGACCACCTCTTCCATCTCGCCGACCGCCCGCTGCCGGCCGGCACGCCCGGGCCCACCGCGCTCGTCCAGCCCGCCCTGCTCGGCCTGCTGGACCGGCTCACCACGACCCCGGCCCAGGTCATCACCGACCTGCACGAGCCGCTCGTGCAGAACCCCCTCGCCGTGGCGCTGCTCGGCGAGATGCCGGGCGGACACGGGATCCACCGGAGCTTCGTCCACCGCTGGTTCACCGACCCCGCCGCCCGCGGGATCTACCCGGCCGAGGACCATCCGCACCACTCGCGGGTCTTCACCGCCGACCTCCGGGCGGTCGCGGCCCGGCGCGCCAAGGACTCCGACGTCACCCGGCTGGTGGCCACACTGCTCCGGCGCAGCACGGAGTTCGCCGAGCTGTGGGAGGAGCGGGAGGTGGCCCTGCGCCGCACCGACCACAAGCGGATCGCGCACCCCTTGCTCGGCGTCATCGAGCTGGACTGCCACAGCCTCTTCAGTGAGGACGGCCGCCAGCGGCTGCTGTGGTTCAGCGCCCCGCCCGGTACCGAGGGAGCCGCCCAGTTGGAGCTGCTCCAGGTGATCGGCACCCAGGACCTGAGCGCCACGCCGGACGAGCCGGGGCGCCGGCCCCGCTGA
- a CDS encoding SDR family NAD(P)-dependent oxidoreductase, whose protein sequence is MPADTPRTILVTGASSGFGALTVRALADAGHTVYTGIRQAAGRNTPAVTGLDRYAAEHGVSLHAVELDVTSQDSADAAVAHLLSGEGRLDVVVHNAGHMATGPAEAFTPEQLAGLYDVNVLGAQRVNRAALPHLRERGKGLLVWIGSSSTRGGCPPFLGPYFAAKAAMDALAVSYAGELVRFGIDTAIVVPGAFTSGTNHFLHAGTPADTGRAAAYDERYGTLLSGLDQRLAALIPPDADPAEIAGAVVRLVGLPAGRRPLRTHVDPARDGSEVVSAVADRVRADFFHRAGLDDLLTPGSSL, encoded by the coding sequence ATGCCTGCGGACACCCCCCGGACGATCCTGGTCACCGGCGCGTCCAGCGGCTTCGGCGCGCTGACCGTGCGCGCCCTCGCCGACGCCGGGCACACCGTCTACACCGGGATCCGGCAGGCGGCCGGCCGCAACACGCCCGCCGTGACCGGGCTGGACCGGTACGCGGCCGAGCACGGCGTGTCCCTGCACGCCGTCGAACTCGACGTCACCTCCCAGGACTCCGCCGACGCGGCGGTGGCCCACCTGCTGTCCGGCGAGGGCCGGCTGGACGTCGTGGTGCACAACGCGGGCCACATGGCCACCGGGCCCGCCGAGGCCTTCACGCCCGAGCAGCTGGCGGGCCTGTACGACGTCAACGTGCTGGGCGCCCAGCGGGTGAACCGGGCCGCGCTGCCGCATCTGCGGGAGCGCGGCAAGGGGCTGCTGGTGTGGATCGGCAGCTCCAGCACGCGAGGCGGCTGCCCGCCGTTCCTGGGGCCTTACTTCGCGGCGAAGGCGGCGATGGACGCGCTGGCGGTCAGTTACGCCGGTGAGCTGGTCCGGTTCGGCATCGACACGGCGATCGTCGTCCCGGGCGCCTTCACCTCCGGCACGAACCACTTCCTGCACGCCGGCACCCCCGCCGACACCGGGCGCGCGGCGGCCTACGACGAGCGCTACGGCACCCTGCTGTCCGGGCTGGACCAACGCCTCGCGGCGCTGATCCCGCCGGACGCCGACCCGGCCGAGATCGCCGGGGCCGTCGTACGGCTGGTGGGCCTGCCCGCCGGCCGCCGCCCGCTGCGCACGCACGTGGACCCCGCCCGCGACGGCAGCGAGGTCGTCTCGGCGGTCGCCGACCGCGTCCGGGCGGACTTCTTCCACCGCGCCGGGCTCGACGATCTGCTCACCCCCGGCAGTTCACTCTGA
- a CDS encoding tautomerase family protein — MPFANFKVPAGSLDEEQKELIVTRTTELYVEIYGERARAATMVLVEEVTDGGWGIGGGVLKLAMLQESSGD, encoded by the coding sequence ATGCCGTTCGCGAATTTCAAGGTGCCCGCGGGAAGCCTGGACGAGGAGCAGAAGGAGCTGATCGTCACCCGCACGACCGAGTTGTACGTCGAGATCTACGGCGAGCGGGCCCGTGCCGCCACCATGGTCCTGGTGGAGGAGGTGACGGACGGCGGCTGGGGCATCGGCGGTGGTGTCCTGAAACTCGCCATGCTCCAGGAGTCGTCCGGGGACTGA
- the mdlC gene encoding benzoylformate decarboxylase — MTTATVREAVVRFLRDTGMTTVFGNPGSTELRMFRDWPEDFTYVLGLQESVAVGMAAGHALGTRRAAFVSLHSAGGVGHALGAVFNAFRDRVPLVIVAGQQARSLIQLRPFLGADEPALFPRPYVKSARQPERAEDVPAAVAEAYRIAMTHPRGPVFVSVPEDDWDRPAEPVMPRTVHSAFTADPDALDALAARLEACARPALVVGPGVDDEDALDRALALAERIRAGVWISPLSGRSGFPESHPLFQGFLPPIARQLAARLAPYDVVVALGAPVFTYHVADGGPPLAPGTELFHLDCDPGQAAWLPTGTSIVTTLRPALERLTALLKDSDRDPPPPRPAPVPAPVEGHGGHITPELFFDLLRARLPRDRVLVEEAPSHRDTLHARVPVESDGGFLTTGSGALGWGLPLALGRALADRRRVVCVVGDGSALYSVQALWSAARHAAPVTYVLLDNGGYAAVRALGRRIGIAPVPGTDITGIDFAALAESFGCPAARVEHPEELPAALDHALGRGDDRGPFLLHLRVAGSTGTLYEPWAG; from the coding sequence ATGACCACGGCCACGGTCCGCGAGGCGGTCGTACGGTTTCTGCGCGACACCGGCATGACCACGGTCTTCGGCAATCCGGGCTCCACGGAACTGCGGATGTTCCGTGACTGGCCGGAGGACTTCACCTATGTGCTGGGCCTGCAGGAGTCCGTCGCCGTCGGCATGGCCGCCGGGCACGCGCTCGGCACCCGGCGGGCCGCGTTCGTCAGCCTGCACTCGGCCGGCGGGGTGGGGCACGCGCTCGGCGCGGTGTTCAACGCCTTCCGCGACCGCGTGCCGTTGGTGATCGTCGCGGGGCAGCAGGCGCGCTCGCTGATCCAGTTGCGGCCGTTTCTCGGCGCCGACGAACCGGCCCTCTTTCCGCGCCCGTACGTGAAGTCCGCCCGCCAGCCGGAGCGGGCCGAGGACGTGCCGGCCGCGGTCGCCGAGGCGTACCGGATCGCCATGACGCATCCACGCGGCCCGGTCTTCGTGTCCGTACCGGAGGACGACTGGGACCGTCCTGCCGAGCCCGTCATGCCCCGCACGGTGCACTCCGCGTTCACGGCCGACCCGGACGCCCTCGACGCGCTCGCCGCCCGGCTGGAGGCCTGCGCGCGCCCCGCGCTCGTGGTGGGGCCGGGTGTGGACGACGAGGACGCGCTGGACCGGGCCTTGGCGCTGGCCGAGCGGATCCGGGCCGGGGTGTGGATCAGCCCGCTCTCCGGCCGCTCCGGCTTCCCGGAGTCGCATCCGCTGTTCCAGGGGTTCCTGCCGCCGATCGCCCGTCAACTGGCCGCGCGCCTCGCGCCGTACGACGTGGTGGTCGCGCTCGGCGCGCCGGTGTTCACCTATCACGTGGCGGACGGCGGCCCGCCGCTCGCGCCCGGCACCGAGCTGTTCCACCTGGACTGCGACCCCGGCCAGGCCGCCTGGCTGCCCACCGGCACCAGCATCGTCACCACGCTGCGGCCCGCCCTGGAACGGCTCACCGCGCTGCTGAAGGACAGCGACCGCGACCCGCCGCCGCCCCGCCCGGCTCCCGTCCCGGCCCCCGTCGAGGGGCACGGAGGACACATCACCCCGGAGCTGTTCTTCGACCTGCTGCGCGCCCGGCTGCCGCGCGACCGGGTCCTCGTCGAGGAGGCCCCCAGCCACCGCGACACGCTGCACGCGCGCGTGCCCGTCGAGTCGGACGGCGGATTCCTCACCACGGGCAGCGGGGCGCTCGGCTGGGGCCTGCCCCTCGCGCTGGGCCGGGCGCTCGCCGACCGGCGCCGGGTGGTGTGCGTCGTCGGCGACGGCTCGGCGCTGTACTCGGTGCAGGCCCTGTGGAGCGCGGCCCGGCACGCGGCTCCGGTCACCTACGTCCTGCTGGACAACGGCGGTTACGCGGCCGTCCGCGCGCTGGGCCGCCGGATCGGCATCGCGCCCGTCCCCGGCACGGACATCACCGGCATCGACTTCGCGGCCCTGGCCGAGTCCTTCGGCTGCCCCGCGGCCCGCGTCGAACACCCCGAGGAGCTGCCGGCCGCGCTGGACCACGCCCTGGGCCGGGGCGACGACCGCGGCCCCTTCCTGCTGCACCTGCGGGTCGCCGGCAGCACGGGCACCCTGTACGAGCCCTGGGCCGGGTGA
- a CDS encoding GNAT family N-acetyltransferase: MEITIHRPGELTPELRRAWHRAMDESPEYSNPFLAPEFAIGVGRYRRGARVAVLHQDGEPAGFLPYERGPFGTGRAIGLGLSDCQALVHRPGVTWNAEELLRACGLSIFEFDHLVEEQRPFAPHVTGTFASPVIDVKPGDGGYPEWLRGTYPGLAKTTLKKERRLGRDIGEVRFEFDERDPEMLRTLMRWKSAQYRRTGRMDRFSRPWIVGLVDHLFRVREEHFTGVLSVLYAGDRPVAAHFGPRSSTVLAAWFTAYDPELHYYSPGLMMHLRTAEAAARHGVTLVDLGRGDKEYKDWLKTRELRVAEGFAARPHPVALAQRLWRRPVRGLRNTVNAHPRLREPADRLLRTVGRMRTQGVAAPPGARRNRLPER; this comes from the coding sequence GTGGAGATCACCATCCACAGACCCGGCGAGCTGACACCCGAGCTGCGCCGGGCCTGGCACCGCGCGATGGACGAGTCGCCCGAGTACTCCAACCCCTTCCTCGCACCGGAGTTCGCGATCGGTGTCGGCCGCTACCGGCGCGGGGCCCGGGTGGCGGTCCTGCACCAGGACGGGGAGCCCGCCGGGTTCCTCCCGTACGAGCGGGGGCCGTTCGGCACCGGACGGGCCATCGGGCTCGGGCTGTCCGACTGCCAGGCCCTCGTGCACCGGCCCGGGGTCACCTGGAACGCGGAGGAACTGCTGCGGGCCTGCGGCCTCAGCATCTTCGAGTTCGACCATCTGGTCGAGGAGCAGCGACCGTTCGCACCCCACGTCACCGGCACCTTCGCCTCACCGGTGATCGATGTGAAGCCCGGCGACGGCGGCTACCCGGAGTGGCTGCGCGGCACCTACCCGGGCCTGGCCAAGACCACGCTGAAGAAGGAGCGCCGGCTCGGCCGGGACATCGGCGAGGTGCGGTTCGAGTTCGACGAGCGCGACCCCGAGATGCTGCGCACCCTCATGCGGTGGAAGTCCGCGCAGTACCGCAGGACCGGCCGCATGGACCGGTTCTCCCGGCCGTGGATCGTCGGCCTGGTCGACCACCTCTTCCGTGTCCGCGAGGAACACTTCACCGGAGTGCTGTCCGTGCTGTACGCGGGCGACCGCCCGGTCGCGGCCCACTTCGGCCCCCGGTCCAGCACCGTGCTGGCAGCCTGGTTCACCGCCTACGATCCCGAACTCCACTACTACTCCCCGGGGTTGATGATGCATCTGCGGACCGCCGAGGCGGCGGCCCGGCACGGGGTCACCCTCGTGGACCTGGGGCGTGGCGACAAGGAGTACAAGGACTGGCTCAAGACCCGTGAACTGCGGGTCGCCGAGGGCTTCGCGGCCCGCCCCCACCCGGTGGCGCTCGCCCAGCGGCTGTGGCGCAGACCCGTGCGCGGGCTGCGCAACACGGTAAACGCCCATCCGCGGCTGCGCGAGCCGGCCGACCGGCTGCTGAGAACGGTGGGCAGGATGCGCACCCAGGGTGTGGCGGCTCCCCCGGGCGCCCGGAGGAATCGCCTCCCGGAGCGGTAG